One window of the Chitinophaga niabensis genome contains the following:
- a CDS encoding glycosyl hydrolase, with protein MRYLLALFCVCSLSASAQQTAVQKGFTTLPDSTKLSMYWYWMSDNISEEGIKKDLAAMADIGIGRAFIGNIGYNENEVPYGKVKLFSDEWWKVTRTAIRTAGEKGIEIGLFNSPGWSQSGGPWIKPAQSMRYLAGEEVMVKGPQQISLPLKEAGKDFQDVVVLAYPAPAEDLLLAVNIKAVETSIDLELPAENTARSLILYMKGRFRAEGELQVKEGNTYRSITTFLVDRTNPSDNVGFRPFAPFSVSFPPVKGKSFRLLLKNNSKEGLTEVHLLKAPRIERYEEKQLSKMFQQPLPLWNEYQWPQHPTATDTTLTIPPSQVKDITQYFGKDGILRWNVPAGNWIITRYGMLTTGVMNAPASKEGAGLEVDKINRVPMQHHYDAFVGKIRSSIPANERSALKWVVADSYETGSQNWTDDMAASFSKQYGYDPLPWLPVLSGRVVGTADQSDRFLWDLRRLVADRVAYEYVAGLRDISHKDGMRLWLENYGHWGFPSEFLKYGGQADEVGGEFWNEGTLGNIECRAASSAAHIYGKNRVAAESFTAGGQAYVRYPALLKKRGDWSFTEGINHTLLHVFIHQPYEDRNPGVNVGFGTEFNRKNTWFYQGRAFVDYLRRCNFILQQGKPVNDIAYFIGEDAPKMTGIRNPELPHGYSYDYINAEVILQRLSVKDGSFVLPDGVRYRLLVLPELETMRPELLKKLFALAKQGGLILGPAPKRSPSLQGFPEADAQVQKLSAEMWKLPNVVSGKSMEEVLKFPPDVQLDKDVLYTHRTAKDADYYFLSNQSDKTVNISPAFRIKEKQPELWDAVTGKIRDLPSFTFTANGTTVPLQLEAYESAFIVFRKPATKTPSGRSNFPQPQTLQELKGPWQVEFDSTWTFNTLTDWSQHPDERIKNFSGTAYYSTTFSAAPGKERYYINLGLVMVMAKVKLNGKDLGTLWTAPWKVDVTAALKKGENKLEVEVVNTWVNGLIGDSKLPVKERKYWSNVNPYKSESKYQSAGLLGPVKLESIPY; from the coding sequence ATGAGATATTTACTTGCCCTGTTCTGCGTCTGTTCTTTATCCGCATCCGCACAGCAAACTGCCGTGCAGAAAGGTTTTACCACACTGCCTGATAGCACTAAACTCAGTATGTACTGGTACTGGATGAGTGACAATATCAGCGAAGAAGGTATAAAGAAAGACCTGGCTGCCATGGCGGATATCGGTATCGGCCGAGCCTTTATTGGTAATATCGGGTATAATGAAAACGAAGTACCCTACGGCAAAGTGAAACTGTTTTCAGATGAATGGTGGAAGGTAACGCGTACGGCTATCCGCACTGCCGGTGAAAAGGGCATTGAGATAGGATTGTTCAACAGTCCCGGATGGAGCCAGAGCGGTGGTCCATGGATCAAACCTGCACAGTCCATGCGTTATCTCGCGGGGGAGGAAGTAATGGTAAAAGGCCCGCAACAAATTTCCCTGCCTTTAAAAGAAGCCGGAAAAGACTTTCAGGATGTAGTGGTGCTCGCTTATCCTGCACCTGCGGAAGACCTGCTGCTTGCTGTAAATATCAAAGCAGTAGAAACATCTATTGACCTGGAACTGCCGGCAGAAAATACCGCAAGAAGCCTCATCCTCTATATGAAAGGGCGTTTCCGCGCAGAGGGTGAACTACAGGTGAAAGAAGGAAACACTTACCGCTCCATTACAACGTTCCTGGTGGACCGTACCAATCCCAGTGATAATGTGGGTTTCAGGCCTTTCGCACCTTTCAGTGTTTCTTTTCCTCCGGTAAAAGGCAAAAGCTTCCGCCTGCTTTTAAAGAATAATTCCAAAGAAGGACTTACAGAAGTACATCTGCTGAAAGCCCCGCGCATTGAGCGTTATGAAGAGAAACAATTGTCCAAGATGTTCCAGCAGCCACTGCCTTTGTGGAATGAATACCAATGGCCGCAACATCCCACGGCAACGGATACAACACTTACTATTCCTCCATCACAGGTAAAAGATATCACACAATATTTCGGGAAGGATGGCATCCTGCGCTGGAATGTACCCGCCGGCAACTGGATCATCACCCGTTACGGCATGCTCACCACTGGTGTGATGAATGCGCCCGCATCCAAAGAAGGAGCAGGCCTCGAAGTGGATAAGATCAACCGCGTTCCCATGCAGCATCACTATGATGCATTCGTGGGGAAGATCCGCAGCAGCATTCCTGCTAATGAACGCAGCGCACTCAAATGGGTAGTGGCAGATAGCTATGAAACAGGTTCCCAGAACTGGACGGATGATATGGCAGCGTCCTTTTCAAAACAATACGGCTACGATCCCTTACCCTGGCTGCCAGTTCTTTCCGGCAGGGTAGTAGGCACCGCAGATCAAAGCGACCGCTTCCTCTGGGACCTGCGGAGACTGGTGGCGGACCGGGTGGCATATGAATATGTAGCTGGTTTGCGGGATATCAGTCATAAAGACGGGATGCGCTTGTGGCTGGAGAATTATGGCCACTGGGGCTTCCCTTCTGAATTTCTCAAATACGGCGGGCAGGCAGATGAAGTAGGCGGCGAATTCTGGAATGAAGGAACACTGGGTAATATTGAATGCCGCGCAGCTTCTTCTGCTGCACATATCTACGGTAAGAACAGGGTGGCCGCAGAATCCTTTACCGCAGGCGGACAGGCTTACGTGCGTTACCCCGCATTACTCAAAAAACGGGGCGACTGGTCTTTCACAGAAGGTATCAATCATACTTTGTTGCATGTATTCATCCATCAACCTTATGAAGACCGTAACCCCGGTGTGAACGTAGGTTTCGGCACAGAGTTTAACCGCAAGAATACCTGGTTTTACCAGGGCAGGGCATTTGTGGATTATCTCCGCAGATGTAATTTCATTTTGCAGCAGGGTAAACCGGTGAACGATATCGCCTATTTTATAGGAGAAGATGCGCCTAAAATGACGGGTATCAGAAATCCTGAATTACCGCATGGTTATTCATACGATTATATCAATGCAGAAGTGATCCTTCAAAGGCTGAGCGTTAAAGATGGCTCGTTTGTATTGCCGGATGGCGTTCGTTACCGCCTGCTGGTATTGCCAGAGCTGGAAACCATGCGGCCGGAGTTGCTGAAAAAATTATTTGCTTTAGCGAAACAGGGAGGGCTGATCTTAGGCCCTGCTCCCAAACGTTCTCCCAGCTTGCAGGGTTTTCCGGAAGCAGATGCACAGGTTCAAAAACTTTCAGCAGAGATGTGGAAGCTCCCCAATGTAGTATCCGGGAAGAGCATGGAAGAAGTATTGAAGTTCCCTCCTGATGTACAACTGGACAAGGATGTGTTATACACGCACCGTACGGCTAAAGATGCAGATTACTATTTCCTCTCCAATCAATCCGATAAAACGGTTAATATTTCTCCTGCATTTCGCATCAAAGAAAAACAGCCGGAACTATGGGATGCAGTAACAGGTAAAATAAGAGATCTGCCTTCTTTTACATTTACTGCAAATGGTACTACTGTTCCTTTGCAGCTGGAAGCATATGAAAGTGCATTCATTGTATTCCGCAAGCCCGCCACTAAAACACCATCTGGCCGCAGCAATTTTCCACAGCCGCAAACATTGCAGGAACTCAAAGGCCCCTGGCAGGTGGAATTCGATTCCACCTGGACATTTAATACCTTAACAGACTGGAGCCAGCACCCTGATGAACGCATAAAGAACTTCTCCGGCACCGCTTATTACAGCACCACCTTTTCTGCCGCACCCGGCAAAGAACGTTACTATATCAACCTGGGCCTCGTAATGGTAATGGCGAAAGTGAAACTGAATGGCAAAGACCTTGGTACGCTCTGGACAGCCCCCTGGAAAGTAGACGTAACAGCGGCACTGAAGAAAGGTGAAAATAAACTGGAAGTGGAAGTAGTGAACACCTGGGTGAACGGCCTTATAGGAGATAGTAAACTCCCTGTTAAAGAGCGGAAATACTGGTCTAATGTAAACCCTTATAAATCTGAAAGTAAATATCAATCTGCCGGTCTTTTAGGCCCGGTGAAACTGGAATCAATACCTTACTAA
- a CDS encoding TonB-dependent receptor domain-containing protein has translation MKKKRKRYCGIPLPEKMIYALCLGCLLLFSTGLWAQQVNKKISVQFKNTPLREACNSIEKQTGLNFSYSENTLLAYGKNITFSLQDAALTTVLNQIFEKSPLVYSIKGNLIFLSLHPDYKPASSSPAQKNGMVTGKIIDGENGQPVAGATVRIADKGTTTNINGAFTVPLPAGNYTATVSYVGYGTKVITDVVVKSNQTFQLNATLEWKKGQLETVVVTASAKKESATALYLRQKNNAAVSDGISAEQIRATPDNNAAQVLKRVSGLTVQDDKFVTVRGLSERYNSMILNGSNLPSTEPNRRNFSFDIIPSSLIDNVIVNKTATPDMPAEFAGGLVQVNTKDIPAENFATITVGSGINTNSTGKSLYSTQRGNKEYLGMDDGRRTWWEKDWSRDAYRKAFSAGDNVSTSAMNARIPNNWGLNKYGYSPVQNYQLAIGRKIHLRDAASLGVTLAGTYRHEENVIDDQRYQPSYYYYDSANTYTFNTAVGALANIGFQNKNHKVVLKNLFNRRFSHESAVSYGKEFNFKVTTNIEGDDVLYYSDMVLINDLWQSRLEGEHQLHKHLKMDWSADYISVHRDQPDTRSVLGYQAYGPKGYHEYMLNEVTGFINRGNAIFNSALEEKRQNVAANFTVPFKVGEASQLIKAGYAGAFRKADFKSLAMRMFYDQKGNRAAIDEAVFGMPDYELQSLLKPGYLTYRFVSISAGDDGEDYQGDQQLHAAYVMADINFLKKFRFIGGLRMENNAMDVNGISYNKATGNPVDTLVKYRKTDWLPSFNLVYSLTKKMNLRAAYSNTVARSDFRERAPFIYYDFRDRTSYRGAGNLKDAGITNMDIRYEYYPGPGEVISVSGFYKKFKHPVEVVASPAGGQLNLFYFNLEKSTNIGVEVDFRKSLGFMKPSAAWLKKLYISGNGSWMKANVVYDAQSLLKAAADAGSAPGQAPSGNRDRPLQGLSPYVVNGGIGYFDNLLSINVTYNRFGKRISNAGFNPWQDQYENARDVIDLQLSTTLLKNKMQIRLNISDLLQQDFIIYQNVKATPSAGYEGGRFLFDSAEDQAKNPNPNHDPKGTSFNKDLDFVYHKWFKGRNVSLNITYNF, from the coding sequence ATGAAAAAAAAGCGAAAGAGGTATTGTGGCATCCCATTGCCTGAAAAAATGATCTATGCCCTCTGCCTGGGATGTCTGCTGTTATTCAGCACTGGCCTCTGGGCGCAGCAAGTAAACAAAAAAATATCTGTACAATTTAAAAACACACCTCTCCGGGAAGCCTGCAACAGCATTGAAAAACAAACGGGCTTAAATTTTTCCTATTCAGAAAACACGCTACTGGCTTATGGTAAAAACATTACATTCTCCTTACAGGATGCTGCATTAACCACTGTGCTGAACCAGATCTTTGAGAAAAGCCCGCTGGTTTACAGCATCAAAGGAAACCTGATCTTTCTTTCTCTGCATCCGGATTATAAACCAGCCAGCTCCAGCCCTGCTCAAAAAAACGGCATGGTAACCGGTAAGATCATCGATGGAGAAAACGGACAGCCTGTTGCCGGCGCTACTGTAAGGATCGCTGACAAGGGAACCACTACAAACATAAACGGCGCTTTCACTGTTCCGCTTCCCGCAGGTAACTATACAGCTACTGTCAGTTACGTTGGATATGGCACCAAGGTGATCACGGATGTGGTAGTGAAGAGCAACCAGACCTTTCAGCTGAATGCCACGCTGGAATGGAAAAAAGGACAACTGGAAACCGTAGTGGTAACGGCCTCAGCCAAAAAGGAAAGCGCAACCGCCTTGTATCTCAGGCAGAAAAATAATGCTGCTGTGAGCGATGGCATCAGCGCCGAGCAGATCAGGGCTACACCGGATAACAACGCAGCGCAGGTATTGAAACGTGTAAGCGGCCTCACGGTGCAGGACGACAAATTCGTTACGGTGCGTGGCCTGAGTGAACGGTACAACAGCATGATCCTGAATGGATCCAACCTGCCCAGTACAGAACCCAACCGCAGAAACTTTTCATTCGACATTATTCCAAGCAGCCTTATCGACAACGTTATTGTAAATAAAACGGCTACCCCGGATATGCCGGCAGAATTTGCAGGAGGATTAGTACAGGTGAACACAAAAGATATTCCTGCAGAAAACTTTGCCACCATTACCGTAGGAAGTGGAATAAATACCAATAGTACGGGAAAGTCCCTGTATTCAACACAGAGAGGGAATAAAGAATATCTTGGCATGGACGACGGCAGGCGCACATGGTGGGAAAAAGACTGGTCCCGCGATGCGTACAGGAAAGCTTTTTCAGCAGGAGATAATGTGAGCACCAGCGCAATGAACGCCCGCATTCCCAATAACTGGGGATTGAATAAATATGGTTATTCTCCGGTACAGAACTACCAGCTGGCAATTGGCAGAAAGATCCATCTCAGGGATGCCGCTTCCCTGGGTGTGACATTGGCCGGGACTTACCGGCATGAGGAAAACGTAATAGACGATCAGCGCTATCAACCTTCTTATTACTATTATGACAGTGCGAATACATATACTTTTAATACCGCGGTAGGCGCCCTGGCAAACATAGGATTTCAAAACAAAAACCATAAAGTAGTGCTGAAGAATCTTTTTAACAGGAGATTCAGCCATGAATCTGCCGTCAGCTATGGAAAGGAATTCAACTTCAAGGTAACTACTAATATAGAAGGCGATGATGTATTGTATTATTCAGACATGGTGCTGATCAATGATCTGTGGCAGAGCAGGCTGGAAGGTGAACATCAGCTGCACAAGCACCTGAAAATGGATTGGTCTGCTGATTATATCTCCGTGCACAGGGACCAGCCGGATACCCGTTCCGTACTGGGATACCAGGCGTATGGCCCCAAAGGGTACCATGAGTATATGTTGAATGAAGTAACTGGTTTTATTAACAGGGGTAACGCAATCTTTAACTCCGCCCTTGAAGAAAAAAGACAAAACGTAGCAGCGAATTTTACGGTTCCGTTCAAGGTAGGAGAAGCCAGTCAGCTGATCAAAGCGGGTTATGCGGGCGCTTTCCGTAAGGCGGACTTCAAGTCCTTAGCCATGAGGATGTTCTATGATCAGAAGGGTAACAGAGCTGCTATTGATGAGGCGGTATTTGGAATGCCAGATTACGAACTACAAAGCTTACTGAAACCAGGGTACCTCACGTACCGTTTTGTTTCCATTAGCGCCGGCGATGACGGAGAGGATTACCAGGGTGATCAGCAGTTGCATGCCGCTTATGTAATGGCAGACATCAATTTCCTGAAAAAATTCCGCTTTATTGGTGGTTTGCGTATGGAAAATAATGCCATGGATGTGAACGGTATTTCTTACAATAAAGCAACAGGTAATCCGGTGGATACTTTGGTGAAATACCGTAAAACAGATTGGCTGCCCTCCTTCAACCTGGTCTATAGCCTCACTAAAAAAATGAACCTGAGAGCAGCATATTCAAACACAGTTGCCAGGTCTGATTTCAGGGAAAGAGCTCCTTTTATCTACTATGATTTCAGGGACAGAACTTCTTACAGGGGAGCGGGTAATTTAAAAGATGCCGGCATCACCAATATGGATATCAGGTATGAGTATTATCCAGGGCCTGGAGAGGTTATCTCCGTATCCGGATTCTACAAAAAATTCAAACATCCTGTAGAAGTAGTGGCTTCGCCTGCCGGGGGGCAATTAAACTTATTCTATTTCAACCTGGAAAAGTCAACGAACATAGGGGTTGAAGTAGACTTCAGGAAGTCGCTTGGTTTTATGAAGCCTTCCGCAGCCTGGTTAAAAAAGTTATATATCAGCGGGAATGGCTCATGGATGAAAGCGAATGTAGTGTATGATGCACAGTCTTTGTTAAAGGCCGCAGCAGATGCAGGGTCAGCTCCGGGGCAGGCACCATCGGGAAACCGCGACCGTCCGTTACAGGGGCTTTCTCCCTATGTCGTAAACGGAGGGATCGGTTATTTCGATAACCTGCTCAGTATAAATGTAACATACAACCGCTTCGGGAAGAGAATATCGAACGCCGGTTTTAATCCCTGGCAGGATCAGTACGAAAATGCACGCGATGTAATAGACCTGCAGTTAAGTACCACATTGCTGAAGAATAAAATGCAGATCAGGCTCAATATCAGTGATCTGCTTCAGCAGGACTTCATCATCTATCAAAACGTAAAAGCAACCCCATCAGCAGGTTACGAGGGAGGGCGTTTTCTGTTTGATTCCGCGGAAGATCAGGCAAAAAATCCAAACCCCAACCATGATCCCAAAGGAACGTCCTTCAATAAAGATCTGGACTTCGTTTATCATAAATGGTTCAAAGGCAGAAATGTGAGCTTAAACATCACTTACAATTTTTAA
- a CDS encoding FecR family protein: MQSLPVDKQLLRLYVDGHCTKEQLDLIRQYLHNPAYQESLDEWLHADWQQVSAETFEPEPGAAGKYRQFLTLVQPAAPAPVKRIISPRWWQAAAAAIFVGAIAWAGWQHQQQVKLENEWVYLHNEAGKRTEIVLPDSSQVYLNAASDLRYNKNYGITNRNIILEGEAYFIVKHGGAHPFNVQTGSLTTVDIGTVFNVRYRITEPVVKVAVAEGAVNVVEHDHPKDSVIASLTQQQELNFTIADKRSNVQTLPDTAPIGGWRQGILTFHKQRLGDVARELEQYYGITIRFSQPQTADILITTVIDNATAAEALDIISITAGVTLKNSGKEVLIK, encoded by the coding sequence ATGCAATCATTACCTGTAGATAAACAATTACTCCGGTTATATGTAGACGGTCACTGCACCAAAGAGCAATTGGATCTTATCCGGCAGTATTTGCACAACCCTGCTTACCAGGAAAGTCTTGATGAGTGGCTTCATGCAGACTGGCAGCAGGTTTCCGCGGAAACCTTTGAACCGGAACCTGGAGCCGCCGGTAAATACCGGCAATTTCTGACACTCGTTCAGCCTGCTGCACCGGCTCCTGTAAAACGGATCATAAGCCCCCGCTGGTGGCAGGCAGCAGCTGCTGCTATATTCGTTGGGGCCATAGCCTGGGCAGGCTGGCAACACCAGCAACAGGTAAAGCTGGAAAATGAATGGGTGTACCTGCATAATGAAGCCGGGAAAAGAACGGAAATTGTATTGCCGGACAGCTCTCAGGTATACCTCAACGCAGCCAGCGATCTCCGGTACAATAAAAATTATGGTATTACTAACCGGAACATTATCCTGGAAGGTGAAGCCTATTTTATCGTAAAACACGGCGGAGCACATCCGTTCAATGTTCAGACCGGCTCCCTTACCACGGTGGATATAGGTACCGTGTTTAATGTCCGCTACCGTATCACTGAACCAGTTGTCAAAGTAGCTGTTGCCGAAGGAGCAGTAAATGTAGTAGAACATGACCATCCAAAGGATAGTGTTATCGCTTCCCTCACTCAGCAGCAGGAGTTAAACTTTACTATTGCTGACAAAAGATCAAACGTTCAAACGCTCCCTGATACAGCACCGATCGGTGGATGGCGGCAAGGCATCCTTACATTCCATAAGCAAAGGTTAGGAGATGTTGCAAGGGAGTTAGAGCAGTATTATGGCATCACCATCCGGTTTTCCCAACCACAAACAGCCGATATATTGATCACTACTGTTATCGATAATGCAACGGCAGCAGAAGCGCTGGACATTATTTCCATCACTGCGGGTGTTACGCTAAAAAATTCAGGAAAAGAAGTATTGATAAAATAA
- a CDS encoding RNA polymerase sigma-70 factor, which yields MLQEGISGFVERWLQGDDTAFEAVFYYFQPRLLRYTFRYLKNEAAAEDITTEVLVKVWQNKRSITNPATFENYLFTIARHRLIKAWYKKMDGLLGLDAAGELSDPTGANDPVLYKELVQHYQESLSKLPEQRRRIFLLHREQNLSYREIAEQLNISPKTVENQIAATLKQLRAQLAQYLASLIL from the coding sequence ATGCTTCAAGAGGGTATTTCAGGTTTTGTTGAGCGATGGCTGCAAGGGGATGACACTGCTTTTGAAGCGGTGTTTTATTATTTCCAGCCAAGATTGCTGCGTTATACTTTCCGCTATCTCAAAAATGAAGCTGCAGCAGAAGATATTACCACAGAAGTGTTGGTAAAAGTCTGGCAAAACAAACGTTCCATTACTAACCCTGCCACGTTTGAAAATTACCTGTTTACCATTGCCCGTCACCGTTTGATAAAAGCCTGGTACAAAAAGATGGATGGTTTGCTTGGCCTGGATGCAGCGGGAGAACTCTCCGACCCAACCGGGGCTAATGATCCTGTTTTATACAAGGAATTAGTGCAGCATTACCAGGAAAGCCTCAGCAAGCTGCCGGAACAACGCCGCCGGATCTTCCTGCTCCACCGGGAGCAAAATCTTAGCTACCGGGAAATAGCCGAACAACTAAATATCTCCCCGAAAACAGTTGAAAACCAGATTGCCGCCACACTAAAACAATTACGCGCTCAACTCGCCCAATACCTGGCCTCCCTTATTTTATAA
- a CDS encoding RNA polymerase sigma factor, whose protein sequence is MINSEHDMEWSRMKNGDPAALEAIYRAHIRSLVRYGLKLTHDLDLIRDSIQDLFLEIWRNRENLADTSHPKFYLFRALRNKLSKAQTKQSFVSENELRLASDSLLEEYVELTITARETEAENRQALKQLLHKLPQRQQEAVYLRFYQNIPYERIAELMSMNYQSVLNLMQRALRALRKEYTPRSSKD, encoded by the coding sequence TTGATCAACAGTGAACACGATATGGAATGGAGCCGTATGAAAAACGGTGATCCAGCCGCCCTTGAAGCTATTTACAGGGCTCACATCAGATCGTTGGTGCGGTATGGCTTAAAACTCACTCATGATCTTGACCTGATCAGGGATAGTATCCAGGACCTCTTCCTGGAGATCTGGCGCAACCGGGAGAACCTCGCAGATACTTCCCATCCTAAATTCTATCTTTTCAGGGCTTTACGGAACAAACTATCCAAAGCGCAAACAAAGCAATCCTTTGTGAGCGAAAATGAGCTGCGTCTTGCTTCAGACAGTCTCCTGGAAGAATATGTGGAATTAACCATCACCGCCAGGGAAACAGAGGCCGAGAACCGGCAGGCCCTGAAACAATTGTTACATAAACTACCCCAGCGGCAGCAGGAAGCCGTTTATCTCCGCTTTTACCAGAACATCCCCTACGAACGCATTGCGGAACTGATGAGTATGAATTACCAGTCCGTTTTAAACCTCATGCAGCGGGCCCTGAGGGCTTTAAGGAAAGAATATACCCCCCGTTCCTCCAAAGACTAA
- a CDS encoding FecR family protein: MDHQEEKIHALLLDNRFVDWVINPQSPYAGYWLHWAATDPEHAWLLEEAKHFLLEMRLAEEEGQQELSEVQLEQMLDRIREEIRPAPQKRNIAKYWYMAAAMLAGAIALTLFMYAPKQNTITGTDKKEAYSTDVIRYNGNKEDELLFLPDGSKVVLAKGARISYNMLMNGSKREVTLSGEAFFDVAKNAEQPFYIYTQNVVVKVLGTSFKVTASGNQESVAVKTGKVSVYLKGQDLEQSAARIVLPQQVCRYPGSGKELITETFTDKLQIAGGLEKARSYNFEDAPLDSVINTLEKMYAIPIQYNADTFAGCFITISLGDESLEEILKVITRTVDASYSYSGYGITLKGKGCR; the protein is encoded by the coding sequence ATGGACCATCAGGAGGAGAAAATACATGCATTATTACTGGATAACCGGTTCGTAGACTGGGTGATCAATCCGCAAAGCCCCTATGCCGGCTACTGGCTGCACTGGGCTGCAACGGACCCGGAACATGCATGGTTGCTGGAAGAAGCAAAACATTTTCTCCTGGAAATGAGGCTGGCAGAAGAAGAGGGGCAGCAGGAACTGAGTGAGGTACAGCTGGAACAAATGCTGGACCGTATCCGTGAAGAGATAAGGCCGGCCCCTCAAAAGAGAAACATCGCAAAATACTGGTACATGGCCGCGGCTATGCTGGCAGGAGCCATTGCATTGACCCTGTTTATGTATGCTCCCAAACAGAACACCATCACAGGCACAGATAAAAAAGAGGCCTATTCCACAGATGTGATCCGGTACAATGGCAACAAAGAAGATGAACTGCTCTTTCTGCCGGATGGTTCCAAAGTAGTGCTGGCAAAAGGCGCAAGGATCTCTTATAATATGCTCATGAATGGCAGCAAAAGGGAAGTAACCCTGTCCGGCGAAGCATTCTTTGATGTGGCTAAAAATGCAGAACAACCTTTTTATATCTATACACAGAACGTTGTGGTAAAGGTACTCGGTACCAGTTTTAAAGTAACGGCATCCGGCAACCAGGAGTCAGTAGCAGTTAAAACAGGTAAAGTATCCGTTTACCTCAAAGGGCAGGACCTTGAGCAGTCTGCCGCCCGGATTGTACTGCCACAGCAGGTATGCAGGTACCCGGGAAGCGGTAAGGAACTGATCACAGAAACATTTACAGATAAATTGCAGATTGCCGGCGGGCTGGAAAAAGCCAGGAGCTATAATTTTGAAGATGCCCCGCTGGACTCCGTTATCAATACCCTGGAGAAAATGTATGCTATCCCCATACAATATAATGCAGATACCTTTGCAGGCTGCTTTATAACAATATCATTGGGCGATGAAAGCCTCGAAGAGATCTTAAAAGTTATTACAAGAACAGTGGACGCATCTTATAGTTACAGCGGCTATGGCATAACGTTAAAGGGAAAAGGATGCCGCTAA